A genomic region of Gossypium hirsutum isolate 1008001.06 chromosome D01, Gossypium_hirsutum_v2.1, whole genome shotgun sequence contains the following coding sequences:
- the LOC107922508 gene encoding peptidyl-prolyl cis-trans isomerase FKBP18, chloroplastic, whose product MGSASATILQRWILDFHKLIFCPKCTANQTLNTNQLVVSVPISRRSAILLSSVPTLTLIPLPHFSEAGARERRNKKTIPIEDYLTTPEGLKYYDIVKGKGPVAEKGSTVQVHFDCIYRGITAVSSRESKLLAGNRIIAQPYEFKVGATPGKERKREYVDNPNGLFSAQAAPKPPPAMYYITEGMKVGGKRTVIVHPEAGYGQKGMNEIPPGAEFELNIELLQVMPPPEN is encoded by the exons ATGGGTTCAGCTTCAGCCACTATTCTACAGAGATGGATCCTTGATTTTCATAAACTAATCTTCTGCCCCAAATGCACTGCCAATCAAACCCTAAACACAAACCAGCTCGTTGTATCAGTGCCCATTTCCAGAAGGAGTGCCATATTGCTCTCTTCAGTGCCTACTCTCACTCTCATTCCACTGCCCCATTTCTCTGAGGCGGGAGCCAGGGAGAGACGCAACAAGAAGACCATCCCCATTGAAGACTATCTCACCACCC CCGAGGGATTGAAGTACTATGATATTGTGAAAGGGAAGGGTCCAGTAGCAGAGAAAGGATCAACTGTACAG GTGCACTTTGACTGCATATATCGTGGTATAACTGCTGTTTCAAGTCGGGAGTCTAAGCTTTTAGCTGGGAATCGCATCATTGCCCAG CCATATGAATTCAAGGTTGGAGCTACTCCAGGGAAGGAAAGGAAACGGGAATATGTAGATAATCCAAATGGTCTGTTTTCAGCACAAGCCGCACCAAAGCCCCCACCAGCTATGTATTATATCACAGAAGGAATGAAAGTTGGGGGCAAG AGGACTGTCATTGTTCATCCAGAGGCAGGCTATGGGCAGAAAGGAATGAATGAGATCCCG CCAGGAGCCGAATTCGAGCTAAATATTGAGCTTTTGCAAGTGATGCCACCCCCGGAGAATTAA
- the LOC107921708 gene encoding MLO protein homolog 1, with amino-acid sequence MATPKERSLEETPTWAVAVVCAIFVIISILIEHGIHSLGKWFQKRQKKAMMEALEKIKAELMLLGFISLLLTIGTYSIPAICIPEKIGYTMLPCKRKPGYAGDSGKDGNKGGGGGDEDRRRKLLSYAEDMVWRRVLASSKGKDSCPKGKVALITQSGMHDLHIFIFALAVFHVLYSVATILLAKAKMKKWESWESETKTLEYQYRNDPSRFRLTHLTSFVKRHSGFSTIPGMRWIVAFFRQFFGSVSKVDYLTMRNGFINAHFAANTKFDFHKYIKRSMEDDFKVVVGISTPLWAFAIIFLLLNVYKWQTLTWLSLVPLTILVLVGTKLELIIMEMAEEIQERSAVVRGAPVVEPNNKFFWFNRPRWILFLIHYTLFQNAFQMAYFLWVVFKYSLGSCIHEKPYFVVGRVVVGLFLQILCSYITFPLYSLVTQMGSHMKTAIFEEQTAKALKNWRKAAKKRNKQKEKGGGGMSSPMSVSMSGNTTPSRGTSPLHFLHNHKHRSTASDQTDGVLNSPTHSNFSYPSDTDLSDIEAAALSPPQHLTQLDDDDDHHHQHNIDFSFDKP; translated from the exons ATGGCTACCCCTAAGGAAAGGTCACTGGAGGAAACGCCAACATGGGCTGTTGCAGTTGTGTGTGCAATATTTGTGATCATATCTATACTCATAGAACATGGAATACATTCTCTGGGAAAG TGGTTTCAAAAACGCCAGAAGAAAGCCATGATGGAAGCTTTAGAGAAAATAAAAGCTG AGTTGATGCTACTGGGATTCATATCCTTACTACTTACTATAGGAACATATTCCATTCCAGCGATATGTATCCCAGAAAAGATAGGATATACGATGCTTCCATGCAAACGGAAGCCTGGGTATGCAGGAGATAGTGGTAAAGATGGCAACAAAGGGGGCGGCGGCGGCGATGAAGATCGCCGGAGAAAGTTACTTTCTTATGCTGAAGATATGGTTTGGCGTCGAGTCTTGGCTTCATCCAAAGGAAAAGATTCTTGCCCTAAA GGTAAAGTTGCCCTGATTACACAAAGCGGGATGCACGACTTGCACATATTCATATTTGCGCTTGCTGTCTTTCATGTTCTTTACAGTGTAGCCACCATTCTACTGGCTAAGGCGAAa ATGAAGAAATGGGAGTCCTGGGAATCAGAAACTAAAACTCTCGAGTATCAGTACAGAAATG ATCCTTCAAGGTTCAGATTAACCCATCTAACTTCCTTCGTCAAACGTCATTCTGGTTTCTCCACAATTCCGGGCATGAGATGGATA gtGGCCTTCTTCAGGCAATTCTTTGGTTCGGTGAGCAAGGTGGACTATTTGACCATGCGCAATGGCTTTATCAAC GCACATTTTGCGGCTAACACAAAATTTGACTTCCATAAATACATCAAAAGATCCATGGAAGACGATTTCAAAGTCGTTGTCGGTATCAG CACACCTCTGTGGGCATTTGCTATCATCTTCTTGCTTCTAAATGTTTACA AATGGCAAACTCTCACCTGGTTGTCTTTAGTCCCACTGACT ATACTTGTATTGGTTGGAACAAAGCTTGAACTGATCATAATGGAAATGGCGGAAGAAATCCAGGAAAGGAGTGCAGTGGTAAGAGGGGCACCAGTGGTGGAGCCAAATAACAAGTTTTTCTGGTTTAATCGACCCCGGTGGATTCTCTTCTTGATACATTATACATTATTTCAG AATGCATTCCAGATGGCATATTTCCTTTGGGTAGTG TTTAAGTACAGCCTAGGTTCTTGTATCCACGAGAAACCGTACTTTGTAGTGGGAAGGGTGGTTGTTGGGCTGTTCCTTCAAATTCTATGCAGCTACATTACCTTCCCGCTCTATTCCTTGGTGACGCAA ATGGGATCGCACATGAAAACTGCAATATTCGAAGAGCAAACAGCCAAAGCTCTGAAGAATTGGCGGAAGGCTGCCAAGAAGAGAAACAAGCAGAAGGAAAAGGGAGGAGGAGGGATGAGTAGCCCAATGTCGGTGTCAATGAGCGGTAACACCACACCGAGCCGAGGGACATCGCCTTTACACTTTCTGCACAATCACAAACATAGGTCCACCGCCAGTGATCAAACCGATGGGGTTCTTAATTCCCCCACCCATTCCAACTTCTCTTACCCCTCCGACACTGATCTCTCTGATATTGAAGCTGCCGCACTTTCTCCTCCTCAACATTTAACACaacttgatgatgatgatgatcatcatcatcaacataaTATTGATTTTTCCTTTGACAAGCCTTAA